In Festucalex cinctus isolate MCC-2025b chromosome 1, RoL_Fcin_1.0, whole genome shotgun sequence, the sequence TGATATttaattctttttatttcccATTTTGGTGCTGACGCTACCAAGGGAGTGTGGTGCCTTCATAATCCAGGAAGAGTCCGTTGTGCTTCTCGGCCATGGTGGCCATCACTTTGAGCATCCCCTTCACGCTCACCTTGACATCAATCTCTGCCTGGAggacaaatgaaaatgaaaacaatcttgAAGGATTGTGGTTAAAAGTGACATCAAGCTGCAGTTTCATGTGTGACCACTGGCAGAAGGTCACATATTAAAATGCTACTACTTGCTATCAATCATGAAAACGTCTTAaattcacaatgaaaaaaagaagcaaatgcactacaaacttttcattttaccaaaaacaaaatgtgtatttgaggggagaaaaagttgtatatttctaagaaaaaaaaagagactaaaaTACAAACCTTTCAGAAATAAGAGttgctttaatttaatttaattttttaaaaagggaaGCCAACCcaacaaatgtttttgacaatattatgttctattcagccccacgagtctaaatatggtattctggttaatattgttttagtggaatatgagtcatttttatccatctcagatggcacccattttgccacttgctgtcgactgaagatgacatcacagtttctcaggtaacaaccaatgacagtgcagcttcagaaaacaggtgaactatGACTGGTCGTTgcttgagcaacattgatgtcaagtggcaaaatggcagtcccctgagatgggaaaaaaatggatggattttgctgcataactcatattccacaaatgtaatattaatttaagAAAACTGTGACACataaattttgacaaaaaaagtaattttacaaaataatgttgactttaaagtttattttcaagaaaaacaatCTTTGTACATATgtagtagtttaaaaaaaataaaataaataaattagcgaTGGGCGAGTATTGGTCCGATACTCGGCCTTATTTCCCCTCAAATATgactttttaatataaaataactGCTTACTCAAAAATAAGCatatgcaacaacaacaaaaagacataaaaacacaacttttcattttcaaatacaGTATTTGTTCTGAAGATTTTAACTCCAATCCAGTTTTCAGCTTGGCACCAATACTGCTTTATGATCATTTAGTATGGGCCGGTTCCATTGTGGCACAGAGCATCATGGAAATTCCCCACATTCAGACAGTATGAGGCGTGTCTTCATGTACAGATGTCAAGCATGATGTAATAATCAATGTTTGTTTAAAGACCAGTTccagtctgtctgtctgtcggtgtgtgcgtgtgtgatgtATGCACATGCATCTGTTGGCTTGGCTCTCGTTTGTTAGATTgatgattttgattttgttttgtattttatttgtatgaacTGCTAACAATGTGATATAAAGGGCCGGGCCGGGCCCTGTGTGGGAAGTgtgtgtacatacatacatgcacaGAATGGGTTTAATTCTTTTCAGATAGCATCTTCTGGCGTATATTGTTGTgtcataagtaggtgtggtcgGTCAACTCACCCACTGGCCACCCGTGTCTGTGCGCACCCATCCAGGGTGCAACAAGCAAAACAGGATCTTCTCCTTCTTCATCTCTTCTGCAGCGCACACCGTCACCATATTCAGAGCTGCCTGAATAGAGCAAAGCAGAAGCACCGACCGATATTCACAGCCGAAATTCAAACACAAGTTTTTCCTTTGAAGTTGAATTCATGTAATCTGCCCAGGGCCTTCCAAATCAGCACTGCAGTCTGATGTGACTTTGAACTATATTGGCGCTTCCATGATGTGAGCATTTTTCAGAAGGAAATGTCACATCATTTTTAGCGTACCCGTACCAgctgggaaaaaagaaaagaaaaaaagacgatTACCTTACTGACGCGGAACGGCACAACGGCCGCCTCGGCGTACGAATGCTTTGTGACGTCCATGGAAGCCTCCATGGACGAGATGTTGATGATGGCCGCTTTGTCGCAGGACATCCCCGAAATTCCGCTGGCCTTCACCGCCTCCCGGAGAAGAGGCAGGAACTCCTAAATGGTGACCAAACGCTTGATGACTTGCTCTCATATTGACGGTTAGAAGCTCGCCACCTACCTTAACGATGTTCATGGGGCCGAGGACGTTAGTGTCGAATGAATCTTGCATGTCCTTGGGAGTGGTTTCCTGAAGATTCCCCTCGAGGGCGATCCCGGCGTTGTTGACCAGGAGGTTGAGGCCCGCCCCATCTAGTTGGCAGCGGATCAGCTGGGCTGCCTCTTTGATGCTCTCCAGGTTGTTGACATCTGTCATGTAGAAAGTTGTCACTTAGATCAGGGATGCCCAACACGCTTCACTGAACTGATTCAAGCACTTTGGAAAATATATTTGAAGACAGCAAATTATAAAGCATAACATTGTAGATGTATGTGACTTTAAGAAGCAAGGCCTGGTGTGATTTCAAACAAAAAGTGCTCTTGCCCATAGTGACGATGGTGATGATGTCTGGGTGCTTATTCGCCAGCGCCTGCAAGGCCTGTAAATACAACAGGAAACACAGGCATTGGTTTAGGAATTAAGAGAAACAAATGTGCTTCTTGCAACCTTATTTAAACTCCTAATTCATCTCGGTCTGTAAGCACAAATCTCCAACTCATACAGATactgtttacattttattaagTGATTTTGTTCATGACCACCGTATTCCTTGGTTTGACATCCCTTTCCCAGTTTCAGATTATAAATGCACGTTCATGCATTAGAAATAGatcaaattaaaatacaataataaatctAAATGACCAATATCACCGAAACGTGCTATTCGTGTCGTTTTCGGATGTGGATAAAGAGATCACACTAATCCAATatatatacaactaaaaactttaaaatgtaaagaattgatggagttcaaccgccttaaaataatgtataaagacCATCATGAAATATTACCAATCAACATGCAaatcaaatttgaaaaaaaaaaaaaaaggggaaagtgagtacaaattaagaggaattgatattttttttccaaacctaaatacagaacaataCAACAATACAAAAGAACGATgtgtttcaactcaaggtgtcagtttgtcTAACAATTTGCATTATAAAACTAAATCATCTCagtccatttgtattttttaaaaactgtataaaagcacaattactgcaaaaaaataaaaaatatagcaCAAAGTCATGCTGTTGAATTATTTGGTTGAATTGTTGTATTGAAAGCATCTTGACTGCTTGctgacctttttatttttatttttttgtgtgtgttttgatcaggggcagatgtaagtttgacttctttctgtcctctttcattttttttttttttaagaatgaaaaaaaaattgaattgaaatttgATGCGAATTGAAAATAGAAACTCGCTCACGATTAAGTACAGCTGCCAAACTGGCATGTTTGCGGTGCATTCTGGGACTTGTAGTAGTATCAGTGGTGGTGATTGCCCCCTTTTTGCGGTCGAAATTAGTCCGTCACATTTGTGCTTTAACAAAAATTGAAAGACAACATtagaaatattattttaatgttatttgtaTTACGGTTTAGGAGTGCTGGGACGATATAgtttcctaaaaaaacaactttcaacAAACCCTCAAGTTTGCTCAATA encodes:
- the LOC144020302 gene encoding C-signal-like; the encoded protein is MSPKPISVLITGTNRGIGLEMVRQMMEDKGRVKKMFACCRHPNGPKAEALQALANKHPDIITIVTMDVNNLESIKEAAQLIRCQLDGAGLNLLVNNAGIALEGNLQETTPKDMQDSFDTNVLGPMNIVKEFLPLLREAVKASGISGMSCDKAAIINISSMEASMDVTKHSYAEAAVVPFRVSKAALNMVTVCAAEEMKKEKILFCLLHPGWVRTDTGGQWAEIDVKVSVKGMLKVMATMAEKHNGLFLDYEGTTLPW